CGCGTCAGCTTGCTGCTCCAAGGTGAAATTCACAATATATTGGAAGGCAGCCCGCATATCACTGTCCGGTAATTTGCCAGCCAGGCGCTGCCGTCCCAGGTGAAGATCCGAGCAATGGATGAATTTTACTGACATGAAGAACACTCCTTTGTACCAATTATACCTAACCCCTTCCTCCAATACCAGACGAGCCTAATACTGACTACTAAATAGGGTAATACTAGCACCAAAAGTGGAGGTGTCTCCCTTGTTAAAAGCCATTGGTTTAGCCAATCTGGATGAAATTGAAAGGAATGTCTTCATCTTTGTCCGGGAACATGTCTCACCGGATGGGATGTTAATATATCCTTTGCGGGAGATGGGAAAAAACTTGGGCTACTCAGAATTAGAAATTCAAAGGGCCTTGCGGAATTTGGAGAACCTGCAACTGGTGGATTACCGGGAGGGCGATGACCCAAACGATCCTAACATGATCCTCTACAAAGATGAATGGTTAGATATGTTTACACAACAGCATACAAAGAGCTAGCAAGGAAGCTGGCTTTAGGGCTGTTGCACAATATGGTGATGATGTGCAACTGGCTGTCGGCCATCGGCCATCAGCCATTGGCTTTTGGCCTTTAGCCTTTGGCCAAAAGCCGACGGCCCCAAAAGAGAAATGCCGCAAAACCGTAGCTTTGCGGCATTTCTCTTTTGGGTATTAAGCTTTTTCTCCTTCGGCTGGTTCCCTGTTAGCACGGAACAGAGTGGGGATCAAGGCAATGCCGGAAAGACCCACTAAGCCGTAGATAATCCTGCTGAGTATTGAGGATTCGCGAGTGGCATCCCCGCCCAACAGGGCAGCTACTAAGTCCCAACTGAACAAGCCAACCAGCAGCCAGTTGAGAGCCCCTACGATCACCAGCGGTAGGGCAATTCTGTAAATCATTTCCACGGTAAGATTCACTCCTTGTATAAAATAGTATGATTACAAGAAGTATCTTAACCAAACATTACCAATTTTATACATCTAATTACTCAAATAACTCCTCAACCAGTTTGCTGTTATCAATGGAGCGGGTTTCAACTCTGGTAAAAGAGAAAGCAACTTCATCTCCTTCCTTCACCTCGGGGGGCAGAAATTGACGTGGTACATTCCACATGATCCCGTGGGGAGCCTCTAACACCGCCCAGTTTTCCTCAAATCTATCAATTACCGCTCTCACTTGCTTGCCCTCCTAAATCCTGCAGCCCTAGCCTCATCCTCGGTTTTAAACCAAACCTCGGGCTTGGTTCTTTCGTAATTCTGCATACCGGGTAGATGATAAATTTTTTCTCCGTTCTTGTTGATGTTACCCTTAATGAGTCCCTGGCCATTGGCATCCACATAGGTTTGGCTCTCTGTTGGGACTAACGGCACCTCCGCAGGGGCCTGCTTTTCTGTCTGGACAACAATTTCCCGGCCATCGGAAGTCATTACAATTGTTCCCACCTGGGAAGTAAGATAAACCTTGACTCTATGGTCTGCCAGTCTTTGCATGATTTCCTTATGGGGATGACCATAATCGTTCTCCTTTGCCACCGAGATCACGGCCATTTCTGGTGCCACCGCTTTAAGAAAATCCTCGGAGGTGGAGGAATAACTGCCATGATGGCCCACCTTTAGCACATCAGCCTTTAAGTTATAACCCTTCTTAAGCATTTCCTGTTCGGACAATTCCTCGGCATCCCCGGTCAGGAGAAAGGAGTTTTGCCCATAGGTTATTTTACAGACAATACTATAATCATTCAGTACCTGGTACTTGTTACTATTAGGCGCTAAGATTTCTACCCTGGCAGCACCCAGGTTAAACTCCTGCCCGCCGGCAGCGGCGGTAACCTTGAGGTTTTTATCTTTAATGGCCAACAGTACATCCTGATAGGACTTGGTATTATGATTTACTTTGGGTAAATAAACCTTGGCTACATCAAATTGCTTGATGACCGTATCCAGCCCGCCAATGTGATCTTCATGGGGATGAGTACCCATCACCACATCCAGCCTCTCTATTCCTTGCTGCCGCAAATATTTTGTAACTAACTGACCATCCTCGTTATTGCCCGCATCAATTAATAAACTGGCTTGCTGGCTTTGCACCAGTATAGCATCGGCCTGACCGACATCAATAAAATGAACCCTAAGATTATCTCCCGGCTCAACCGGGGTGGCCTGTTCCTTTTGTCCTGTACAACCAGTCAAAAGTAACAGCATTATTAACACAAGTATGACAATGCGTTTCATAGCGATTACCCCTTTGTCATAGCATTTCTTAGATAATTCAATATCATATTCGTAAGATTTACATGTCTGCGTTGTTAATTTTTTGGGTTATGATATAATGTAAAGAAAGGAGATGAGGGCATGAATAAAAAATTAATCATGTTGGCTCTGGTTCTGGTGGCCGCTGTGGCTCTTCTGGTACCCACAGCCTTTGCTACCACTGGTACTGACTCCCCAGCCAAGGCCTGGCTCGAGCAAAAATTTGCTCAGAAAAAAGCCTTTGTGGAGCAAGCCGTTAAGGATGGTCGCATCACCGCCGAACAAGGTGAAGCCTGGTTAAAACACTTAAATGAAAGACAGCAATTCCACGCCCAGAACGGCTACCTCTGCCCCGCCGGGGGAAATGGTAACTTTGGCATGGGCCGAGGTATGGGTAACGGCATGTGCTGGCGCTGGAATAACTCAAACATACAGACTCCCCAAGTGCAAAATCAATAAAAAGTAGCCTGCGGGCTACTTTTTATGTTAACTCAATTGGCAACATTTTACAACCTTTACTTTGCCAAATACCTCTTGACCCCCCGACTTATGGCCTGAGCCACTTGCTCTTGATAGTCGGGGTCCTGCAGCCTTTGTCGATCCTCCGGGTGGCATAACCAGCCTGTCTCCACAATGATCACAGGTATCTCCAGGTGTTCAAATAAATAAAATTTCTCCGGTCGTGGTTGTCGTACCGTCATGCCCGGCAGTTTATTCATTTCCTGCTGCATGATTTGCGCCAGTTGGCTACTCTCGTGGTCATCAGGATCATAATAAATGTCAACTCCACTCAATTGCTCTACCCCGGAATTGACATGGATACTGATGAAAAGCTCTCCCTTATACCGATTGGCTAGCTGGATTCTTTGCTCTAAATCCTGCCGTTCGGCTGCTTTGGAATATACCCCACCCTGGATAAAATCCCTATCTTTATCCCTGGTTAAGTAAACCTGCAGGGGCTTAAGATGGGGTGCCACCCTTTTGGCTATGGCCAAATTGATGTCCTTTTCCATTACCCCTCCCTGGCAGGCTCCCGGATCACTGCCCCCATGCCCCGGATCAATAATAACCACAGGCTGAGGCAGTGGTTTTTTCTGGGAGGTGCCTCCCCTATTCTCCTCTGCTTCGGAATTATTGATGGACTGACGGGAAAAACAGGCTAAAGAAATAACCACTAAGAGGATTAAACCCACCAAAAGTATATTGTTTTTGCGCCAAAGCCGTTGTTTATATGGTCCTTTGAACATAATAAGATCCCTTACTCTATTTTTACTGTCCTATCTATTGTTGCATTTTACCTGAGGAGAAATACCTGCCACAGCATAGAAAAACTTGGTTTACTCCCCTAAACGCATGAAAGAAGCACTGCAAAGGGCAGTGCTCGCTCTGGTCATATTTAGCTTTTTAGAGGAAGATTATCAGCAGAATAATAGCAACGATCAGTAAGAAGATCAAAAAGCAGCAAAGAATAGGTATCCAGAAACCGCCTGGGAAGCAGGATTCCACATGACTATGACCCATATCATCAACCCCTTTTTTTACTATCAATCTATGAAGGGTTGATGGGACTTGTGAATGATAAGTAGATTTTTCTTTTTACCTTAAAAATATCCAATTAATGAAGAACCTTTCTACGGCGGTCAAGGGGATTATGAATGCCGGTAATGTAGCTAGCCTAGTTTGTGTGCCTCTGCCTTTCGTTGGGTAAAAACATTAATCTCCTGATAACCGGCCTGCCGGGCCAACTGAATAGCCTGCGCAAAGTCGGCACCTACATCCTCCGGGCAGTGGGCATCGGAACTAATAACAATGGGTACGCCGTGCTGCTGACAAACTTGCAGCAACAAGGGATGGGGATAAATTTCGCCCACTGGTTTCCTTAACCCGGCAGTGCTGATTTCGATACAGGTACCGTTTTGAGCCAGGGCTTTAGCAACCCTTTCATATTGCTGCAAGAGAAATTCTTGGTCCTGGGGAATATATTTGAAAATCTTAGCCAAATCCAGATGTCCTGCAATATCAAACAGCCTGCTCTGGGCCAGGGCAACGATGCGATCGAAATAGGCTTGCCATGACTCCTCAACCGGCCTTTTATCCCATTCCTCTTTCATTTCGGAAAGATCAATACCCCACTGGTCAATCCAATGTACCGAGCCAATGACATAGTCAAAGGGATACTGTTTAAGAAAAATTTCAATCTCCTTCTCCTTACCTGGAAAGAAGTCCATCTCTATACCAAACTTAACATTAATCCCTTGTTGCCGAGCTTCCATAATCATGGCAAAATACTGGTCCATACGCTGGGTCTGCCGGGGCTCTACCCAGGCATTCCAAAAAATGGAGCGGGTTTCGATAAAACGGTAGGCATGTTCTGAGATACCCCAATCATTTATACCGGCCGCCTGAGCCTGTTGGGTAAATTTTTGCAGCCACTCAACAGTGTACGGCCCTCTCTCCACATGAATATGATAATCAGTCAGCATAGCTCCTCCTGAGATTGTTTTTATTGCTAACTATAGTGGCTAGCAGATAAAAAATCAATAAATTCAGTTTAATAATACCTGTATACATATATATTCACTCTGAAGAATCTGCTAAAATATAGACAAGCTGTTATAGATGGGAGGAATTACAAGTGCCCCACCTTAGTTCAGAAGGTTTGCGAGAATTGCTGACAAAAGCAAGAAAAGAAGAGTTAAGTCCTGAAGAAAAGGAATTGTTAAAATCAGTTATCCCCATGCAACTGGGAGAAGAAAATGCCAAAAAAATGATGGTTTTGGTTAACGAAATTCGTGATGGTAAACGCCCGCCACTGTCGGAAGAAGAAAGAATTGAGATGAACAAAAGGAACATGGAAGAAACTTTGGTCAACTTTCTGGCCAAACTAACCACTGCCACCGACGAAGAGTTGCAATCGGCTTTGGAAATGTGCGAACGCATTCGCGCCAGTCGTTATGGCCAATAGCTTAAATAACAGACAGGGAGAGTTTGCTCTCCCTGTTTTTGATCCACTATTGCCCCAGAAGAGTCATAAATTCTCGAATGGCCACAGCGTTTTTTCCTTGAAACCCGGTGGTCAAGATTTCACCGTTATTATGCCTGACAACTAAAGAATAATAACTTTGACTTTTAAGCCCTCGATCCAGTAGGCACTTCACACAGCACACCGTAAAAATGTTGGATTGCACCTTTTTAAAAAGCCAGCCACTTTTGGTATCCTCAATAACCCAAAAAATTTGCTGAGGATTTTGCTGCTTACATTGTTCACACTCTATGGGGGTAGCCAAAATTCCTGCCAGCTTGTCCTCTGCTTTTTGGCGTTTTGACTGCCAATTTTTCCCTATATAAATAATGTCATTAATCAGTTGCTCTTTATTCATCCCAACACTCCTTTATTAGAGTATCTATTTGTTATACCTTGTTAAGGAACAATACAATATATTGACTTTAAACAATCTTTGCCATAAAATCAATGATACCGACATAAATTATGGTAAATTAATAATTTTTCTTGTGTTCTGCGAAACATTATGATATTATATCATGTGTTGGCTCAAGAAACATGAATATGTCCCAGTAGCTCAGCTGGATAGAGCAACGGACTTCTAATCCGTAGGTCAGGGGTTCGAATCCCTTCTGGGACGCCAGCAAAATCAAGGCTTCTAGCAATTTAGCTAGAAGCCTTTTTCTGTGTTAGGGGAACTAACAGGGAGCAAAAAGCTGTCTTTCAAAATAGGTCAATCGGCATATCCCCCGAGTATCTTACCCATGTACCACTCTATCCCTTAATTCCTCCTGTTTCGCATCGTTGAACCTGTCCACCGTACTCAAATAACCGGTAATCCGTCGGACTCGTCTAATATTGGATTTAGCCCTGGTTCTAACCTCAAGCTCTTCTGCACTCACTTCCAATATCTCAATGGTAGCTATTTCCTTGCCCTTTGCTGCATAGCGTTCTTTTTCCTCTGCTATTATGCTATCAATTTCTTTTTGGTCAACATTTCCATTAATTGTAACTTTCATATTCTGCACCTCACTTTTATTTTGGTTTATTTTAACATCAGGACATTACAAAGTTATTACGGAAATAAAATAGCCCCTACTTTTCAGCAGGGGCCCACAAAACTTATACGTTTCTTATATCATCAACAACTTGTTGCAATAGCCTTTCCATTTCATCCACTTCCCGAAGAATCAATGGAGTGTAATCAATCTTCTTGCGTTCAACATTGAGCATAAGATACCCTTTGATTATGGTCAGCCTATCGAATAATTGACTGCAAAGTTCTATTTCTATCGTTTTCTCCTCCAGGGCTTTGTTTTTTACTTCATCCGGGTCAAAACAATCACGAACAATCATTTTCATGTTTTGTTCCTCCCCTCCGCTTATTACTTCAAGTATAGGGGAGAGGTATTACCAGGTTATTGCAAAACAATTAAATTCTGGTTTAAGGTATGAGATCATTTAGTCCAATATAAGTAATAACGGAAAACTACTCCAAAAATACAAAACAACCTTTGCAAAATTTCACAAAGGTAGTTTTGGGAAAGTTAATCTTGTAGATTATGTCTGTTATTATTATGCCACCTGACAAATGCTGTATACATGTTCAAATATAGGATTTAATTTAAAAGTTTTGCCTCACAGGCTAGCATACTATGCTGGTCGCAGTTGGTATTACAGCTAAATCTTAGCTGGACGGTAGTTCCCTTGGGACCAGTGGTAAACTCTATTTTAGCCTGGTGACGCTCAGCAATGCTATAGCACAGGGCCAGACCTAAGCCAGTTCCCTCTGGCTTAGTGGTAAGAAAGGGCGTTCCTAATTTACTTAGCACTTCTGGTTTGATACCGGTTCCTTCATCTTTAATAGAAAGAACAACCTCTTCATCCTCACAAAAGGTGGCTATGGTTAATTTTTGACCCTCGGTCATAGCATCCAATCCGTTACGAGTCAAATTAAGAATAACTTGTCGAATTTCTTTTTCATTAAGTACTAGGTCGGGTACCGGTGCCAAATTTAGTTCAACTTTTTTACCATTATTGTTGGCATCTGCTTCAATTAAAGGATAGATGGCCTTAATAATGGTATTAAGATTATTCAATTCCATATCTGTGGTCTTATTTTTGGCAACTGATAAATATTCGGAAATTATGCTGTTGGCCCGGTCTAGTTCATCTATCATGAGAGAAAATTGTTCTTTGTAGTCGGCAAATTGTTTTTTGGCAGCCATAATTTGAATAAATCCTCTTACTGTGGTCAAGGGATTGCGGATTTCATGGGCAATACCGGCAGCCATTTCACCCACAACATGCAAGCGATCCAGCCTGGCCATTTCAGTTTCTATTCTACGCCTCTCATCAATGTCCCTGAGGGTCATTAATAAATAATCCTTGTCTTGTAACCTTACCTTAACAATGCTTACCTCAACATATAAATGATTACCTGCTTTATCTTTACAGAGCCACTCAACCTGTTGGGGCTCCCCCTGGGCTGCCCTCTGCAGTAGTTTTGACCCTTCTTCGCCGGTGTAAGGATAATAGCCAGCGGTAAAAAATTCTAGGGTGTTATTACAGATTTCCCTGGGGGAATAACCCAAAATCTGCTCGCATTTTTGATTTGATTCTACAATTCGCTCGGTGTTTATATCGATAATTAAAATAACATCATTACTTGCTTCAAAAATGGTACGGAATTTGGACTCCGTTTGATTAAACAGCTCACAAACTTTGTAAATAACAAAAGCCATTAAAACCATAACTAAAATAATAACAATAATATTATCAACTAAGTTAACTCTAGCTCGACTATAGGAAATATCTTTAGAAAGACCTACGACAATAAACAGCGGGCTATCTAAACCCTGCACCTCGTAAAAACCAAAGACCCTGGTTATACCATCTAACCCTGGCGACTCTCCGTAGCCTTTTCCCTGACCCCCTTTGATTATCCGAAAAACCTCTGTGTCCGGTAAAAATTTACCGGACCAATTACCTTCATCCGGGTACCTAAATAATATATTTCCTTGATCATCTCTGACACTCAGACTGGTATCTGGGGGAAGTTTGTTTTCCAGACCCTCCTGGATAGCCGCTTGTATATCTATATAAATAAATAAAACTCCCTGCACCCTTCCTTCCACATCTAATATAGGAACAGCTGAGCAAATTTCCCCCTTACTGGAATCACTAACCAATATGGTAGTCTCTCTTGTATCAATTACCTTTTTAAAAAAACTCTCATTAGATACATTGGTAACGTAACTTCCCGCACAGGACAAAACGTGCCCCTGTAAATTAGCTAAACCGATAGTCTTGTAGCTTTGGTGCTGTTTAAGAACATTGGGAAAAAAATCGTCACAATAGGGTAAATTAAAATTTCTAATCTCTCTAAATGAAGACATACACATTAAATTATCAGCTGATTGTTTAATAAATGCCTCTTGATTAATGGCCACCATACTGGCCAAACCCATTGCGCCCTTTCTGGCTTCAATAGCATCTGTTAGGTATACCTTGTAGGAGTTGTAAATTAAATAAAGGATTATGGGCAAAGCAGCAGCAATTCCTAATATTATTAACCTACGACCAAAGTTAGATAACCTATTCATCATTAACCCCTTTGCTTTTCAGTAACTTAGCGCCAGTTAAGTCCTTATAATTGTGTAAAAAGGTTTTCTGAAAAATAAAGGGAGCCATTACCAAATTCCTCAGTTAGAATAAAGGTGTGAACAATACCTAAAGAGAGGAGATTTGAAATGGCTCAATATCAGATTACCGTAAATCAGGAACTTTTGCACCGTTTATTTTTAAGCGATAACAAAGATTCCGGTGTAGCAGCTCTGCTGGAATCCGTATTGAACCAAATTTTGCAGGCTCAGGCTACCGAGCAACTAGAAGCCGAACCATATGAGCGCACTGAAGAAAGGAAGGGGTATCGCAATGGGACTTATCCACATAAGCTAACCACTCGCGTCGGCACCCTTACCCTGAGAATTCCTCGGTTTCGCAATGGCAAATTCTCCACAGAACTGTTTGCCAGATACCAGCGCAGTGAACAAGCTCTGGTACTGGCTCTAATGGAGATGGTAATCAATGGGGTCTCAACCCGTAAGGTGAGCCAAATCACCGAAGAACTTTGTGGAACCGAGTTTTCCAAATCTACCGTTTCCGAACTGTGCAAGAAGCTAGACCCGGTAGTACATGGCTGGAACAATCGGAATCTGCATGATATGCGCTACCCTTTTATCCTTGTGGATGCCCTTGTTCTCAAGGTTCGTGAAGAAGGGCGTGTTCGCGCACGTAGTGTGATGATTGCCATTGGTGTTAACACTGATGGTTACAGAGAAATTCTCGGATTGATGCTGGGTGATAGTGAATCTGAGTCCAGTTGGGGCGAATTCTTTACCTGGTTAAAATCCCGTGGCTTACGGGGTGTTGATATCATTGTTTCAGATAATCACGGTGGGTTGGTGAAGGCCGTACGCAGCCATTTTCAGGGTGTTACCTGGCAACGTTGTCAAACCCACTTCATGCGCAACATCCTAGATGTTACCCCAAAGTCAATACAGGATGAACTCTATCCACATCTAAGAGCTATTCTAGATGCACCGGACGTAGATACCGCCCGTGTGTTATTAAATCAAACCCTAGAGGCTTATGAGAACAGGGCTCCAAAGGCCATGAAGGTGTTGGAAGATGGCTTTGATGATGCTACAGCTATTCTTATTTTGCCAGAACGTTATCGCCGTCGGTTGCGTACCACAAACGGTGTAGAACGCCTTAACGAAGAAATTAGGCGCAGGGAACGAGTTATTCGCATTTTCCCCAACCGCGAGTCCGTGATCCGTCTAGTAGGTGCCCTCCTTATGGAGTTTGATGACAAATGGGCCAGTGGTAGAAAGTATCTGGATATGAGTGAATACCTGCAATGGCAGGAATCTCAGAGACAAGCCCGTGCTTTTTCTAAAGTAACGCCAATTCGGTAAATTAACCTGAACACCACCTAAATAACCAAACCATCGGAGCCAGGCGGCTGTCAAGGGGCCGCGAAGCGGCGGCGAAGCCTTTACCCTTGACGGGCGACTGGGGAGATGGATAATTACAATGGTGGTGTTCAAGGTTACCTAGCTGAGGAATTTTACACATAAATTAGGACTTGATCCTTAGCGCAATAACTAATTACAAGATTATCTCTATAATAACAAAATACAGTAGTTTATTCTACATACCAACACATTACCCTTCTTTACCTTAGCAACAACCATTAAGCATAAGTGAACGGTAAAACATTCATTAATGCCGGGGCAACATAACAAATATTATCAGCTATAATAACTTTGTTATTACCATAGCTAAGAATAGACTCAATTGAGAATCAGTTGCTAAGAAAAATAGAAAAATCACCGTTCCAATACAACAGCCCAGTAGATTATAAAGAATTAGCTCAAAGATATGATTATGCTGTAGTAGCAATTGTCAAATATACAATTTAAATTATGATCAATTAGATATAGATAAACTATTTATAGGTTCTTAGATTGTAAAATCTGGCTCATCTGCAATTTATTTATAAAAAACCCCTCCCGCATTTTCTGTGGGAGGGGTTAAGAAATTTTACGTACATAGGCCAGGAATGCTATGGTAGGCTAAACTCCATGGCCAGTAGAATACACCCGGTTTCCGGTTGCACCCTTTCACCGGTTAAGGTAAAACCACATTTACCGTAAAATCTTTGCGCCTTGGTATTTTCTTGATATACTTCTACCGTTAATTTTGGTCTCAAGGACTTTGCTTTATTAATTAATTCCGTGCCTACCCCCTTGCCTTGACAATTGGGGTGAACAAAAAGCCCGCCGATATAGTCTTCAATTAATGAAATAAAGCCCACAATTTGACCATCAATTTCTTTAACATAGGTTTCCGCAAGGGGAAGGTATTTCTCTTGAATACTCTTCTTTTCAGCTTCCCAGAAAGTGGAGGGTATAAAGCTATGAGCAATTATCGATGCCTCATACCATATTTTTATCAGCTCTGCATCATCTTGTTTTTTATATGCTCTTATCATTTCTTGTCTCCTTATCAGATAAAAAGCGTAACATCCATAGCAAATGGAGTTACGCTTTTGCTATTTAAGATAGTTATCTTCTCATGCCTTTTAAACGCTGTACCCGATCCTCAATGGGTGGGTGAGTGCTAAATAACCGAGCCAGGGAAGCCCCGGATAATGGATTGATAATAAACAAATGGGATGTGGCCGGACTTACATTCATGGGTACCCGGTGAGCTGCGGCTTCCAGCTTTAACAGTGCATTGGCTAAACCATCCGGTGAACCGGCAATTTGGGCACCGGTGGCGTCGGCCATATATTCCCGCGAGCGTGATATAGCCATTTGGATGATCATAGCCGCGATGGGGAAAATAATAGCCATAACTAGGCTGCCCAGCAAACCGCCGCCTTCTTCTTCATCATCACTACGTCCCATACCAAAGATAGCCCCCCACTGCAAGGCGTTGCCCATCATACTAATGGCACCGGCCAATGCAGCGGCAATGGTTCCCACCAAAACATCGCGATTTTTAATGTGTGCCAGTTCATGCGCTAATACACCCTCTAATTCCTGAGGATTTAAAATACGCAGGATACCTTCGGTCACTGCCACTGCCGAATTGGCGGGGTTCCGCCCAGTGGCAAAGGCATTGGGCTGATCCGAAGGCTGAATATAAATCTTGGGCATGGGTAAACCTGCCCGTTGGGACAAACGCCGCACCATTTCGTAAAGCTCCGGTGCTTCAGCTTGGGAAACCGGGTAGGATCCGGTCATTTTGATGGCCAGTTTATCACTGTAAAAATAGCCAAAGAAGTTCATGGCCATGGCAATGATAAAGAAAAGTAAGGCACCGCTGGTGCCGCCAATGGCATTACCCATCAGCACAAGTAAAATGGAAAGTGTTCCCATTAAAAGCCAGGCTTTTAAAGTATTCATTATTTTCCTCCCCCATATACAGTATATTTAATCTCTACCATTCGTCGCCGCCAAAATCTCCAAAATCGCCTAAGCCAAAATCAAAGCCACCCTCTTCACCGCCCATGTCTCCATAGGTCTCGGCAGCTTCTGCCTCATCATCACCAAATAATTCTCCCAGTAAAGCACCACCCAGCATGCCAGCCACCATACCACCCATAAAACCACCAAAGGCACTGCCCATACCGGGGCGATGCTGTTGTTGCTGGTAACTGGGAACCAGGCGAGGTCCTTGCACTGACACCTGCCTTAATTCTTCTTCTAAAAACTCCCTGATGGTCTGGGCCAGTTCTTGTACAGAACCACTAGCTAATACAGTAGCAGGAATGGTTAGCTCTGCATGGTGTTTTTGACCACTGCGCATAAAACCGTTGGCTATTTCTAACTCGAAATAAAGCCGGCAGTCGTTGGAATCAATGAAGAATTTGAACTCCATTTCCTTCAGTTGCTCAGCAAACTGACCACTGGGATAGTACATAAACTCCTGGCCATACTGCCCAATTTTGCCGGAGCCAATCTTTTCCTTAAAGCCGAGAAATTGCAGAGCATCAAATACCAGTTCCATTTCCCGGCTGGGCAGCACCACTAAAGGATCGGCATCGCCGGTATCCACCGCCTGGGCAATATCCATTTTAGTAACCAAAGTATAGGATACAGATCCTTTGGACAGGGGATAATGGAAAGGAATTTGATGTTCAAAGGGAATCTCCCGGGTATCCCTGGCTTCAATGCGAAAATCACGGGCTACTCGGATGGTTTCTACCACTCGGGATATTTCCTTACCCCGGCTATTCAGTTTCATCACTACATCTACATCCAGGGTATGGATACCCTGGGCCACATTACCTCCCTGTACCACCATTTTACCCCTAACCGATTCGCCAATCCTGCACTTTTCATTGTCCAGCACCAGGTTGACCTTGGCCGCTCCTACCCCAAAACTGGCCATTATTTTTTTAAACATGGGAAACGGTACACTCTCCTTTGTTTTTCTTCTTATAAATAAGGTGTTAGTTCACTGAGATACAGTATTAATGACTGCATAAGAGCTATACTACGCAGAATTGCTTGCCGACTGGCAACCGCTTGACCGGCTTCCATTTTACTAACCAAGGGCTGAAGTTCTGCCAACTGTATCTCTAGTTGCTTAACTTGTTCCTTAAGAAATTGGAGGTCCAGTCCTGGTGGACTGCCGGTAACCCCTTTGGTCTGCAGGGTAACTGTCAGAGCACCCATGCGTTCTTTGATCTCCTCCAGGGTTAAGCGCTGGTTTTTCATGCTTTCTATCAGCTTTAAGCGCAGCAGACAATTCTCTGTATAGTAGCGGTAACCGGACTGGGAGCGTTCTGGTACTAAAAGACCCAGATTAGTATAATAATCGATGGTTCTGCGACTAACCCCTGCCAGTTCCGCCAACTCACCAATTTTATATTTTTTTAATTCCCCAAGTC
This region of Desulforamulus ferrireducens genomic DNA includes:
- a CDS encoding N-acetyltransferase, which codes for MIRAYKKQDDAELIKIWYEASIIAHSFIPSTFWEAEKKSIQEKYLPLAETYVKEIDGQIVGFISLIEDYIGGLFVHPNCQGKGVGTELINKAKSLRPKLTVEVYQENTKAQRFYGKCGFTLTGERVQPETGCILLAMEFSLP
- a CDS encoding ATP-binding protein; amino-acid sequence: MMNRLSNFGRRLIILGIAAALPIILYLIYNSYKVYLTDAIEARKGAMGLASMVAINQEAFIKQSADNLMCMSSFREIRNFNLPYCDDFFPNVLKQHQSYKTIGLANLQGHVLSCAGSYVTNVSNESFFKKVIDTRETTILVSDSSKGEICSAVPILDVEGRVQGVLFIYIDIQAAIQEGLENKLPPDTSLSVRDDQGNILFRYPDEGNWSGKFLPDTEVFRIIKGGQGKGYGESPGLDGITRVFGFYEVQGLDSPLFIVVGLSKDISYSRARVNLVDNIIVIILVMVLMAFVIYKVCELFNQTESKFRTIFEASNDVILIIDINTERIVESNQKCEQILGYSPREICNNTLEFFTAGYYPYTGEEGSKLLQRAAQGEPQQVEWLCKDKAGNHLYVEVSIVKVRLQDKDYLLMTLRDIDERRRIETEMARLDRLHVVGEMAAGIAHEIRNPLTTVRGFIQIMAAKKQFADYKEQFSLMIDELDRANSIISEYLSVAKNKTTDMELNNLNTIIKAIYPLIEADANNNGKKVELNLAPVPDLVLNEKEIRQVILNLTRNGLDAMTEGQKLTIATFCEDEEVVLSIKDEGTGIKPEVLSKLGTPFLTTKPEGTGLGLALCYSIAERHQAKIEFTTGPKGTTVQLRFSCNTNCDQHSMLACEAKLLN
- a CDS encoding IS256 family transposase; protein product: MAQYQITVNQELLHRLFLSDNKDSGVAALLESVLNQILQAQATEQLEAEPYERTEERKGYRNGTYPHKLTTRVGTLTLRIPRFRNGKFSTELFARYQRSEQALVLALMEMVINGVSTRKVSQITEELCGTEFSKSTVSELCKKLDPVVHGWNNRNLHDMRYPFILVDALVLKVREEGRVRARSVMIAIGVNTDGYREILGLMLGDSESESSWGEFFTWLKSRGLRGVDIIVSDNHGGLVKAVRSHFQGVTWQRCQTHFMRNILDVTPKSIQDELYPHLRAILDAPDVDTARVLLNQTLEAYENRAPKAMKVLEDGFDDATAILILPERYRRRLRTTNGVERLNEEIRRRERVIRIFPNRESVIRLVGALLMEFDDKWASGRKYLDMSEYLQWQESQRQARAFSKVTPIR
- a CDS encoding zinc metalloprotease HtpX; amino-acid sequence: MNTLKAWLLMGTLSILLVLMGNAIGGTSGALLFFIIAMAMNFFGYFYSDKLAIKMTGSYPVSQAEAPELYEMVRRLSQRAGLPMPKIYIQPSDQPNAFATGRNPANSAVAVTEGILRILNPQELEGVLAHELAHIKNRDVLVGTIAAALAGAISMMGNALQWGAIFGMGRSDDEEEGGGLLGSLVMAIIFPIAAMIIQMAISRSREYMADATGAQIAGSPDGLANALLKLEAAAHRVPMNVSPATSHLFIINPLSGASLARLFSTHPPIEDRVQRLKGMRR
- a CDS encoding sporulation protein encodes the protein MFKKIMASFGVGAAKVNLVLDNEKCRIGESVRGKMVVQGGNVAQGIHTLDVDVVMKLNSRGKEISRVVETIRVARDFRIEARDTREIPFEHQIPFHYPLSKGSVSYTLVTKMDIAQAVDTGDADPLVVLPSREMELVFDALQFLGFKEKIGSGKIGQYGQEFMYYPSGQFAEQLKEMEFKFFIDSNDCRLYFELEIANGFMRSGQKHHAELTIPATVLASGSVQELAQTIREFLEEELRQVSVQGPRLVPSYQQQQHRPGMGSAFGGFMGGMVAGMLGGALLGELFGDDEAEAAETYGDMGGEEGGFDFGLGDFGDFGGDEW
- a CDS encoding MerR family transcriptional regulator — protein: MYNNSRGDRLGELKKYKIGELAELAGVSRRTIDYYTNLGLLVPERSQSGYRYYTENCLLRLKLIESMKNQRLTLEEIKERMGALTVTLQTKGVTGSPPGLDLQFLKEQVKQLEIQLAELQPLVSKMEAGQAVASRQAILRSIALMQSLILYLSELTPYL